Proteins co-encoded in one Natronorubrum daqingense genomic window:
- a CDS encoding ATP-binding protein, with product MPDSVEKLAVSTDDFAFPAEEILTGRGFITGKSGSGKSNTASVVVEELLDRNLPLLLVDTDGEYVGLQETYENLMHVGGADRCDLQIDSESADKLTSYALEEHVPIVLDISTYHDEEETAAVLEATVEALFIAEHEYRIPFLLLLEEAHEFIPQQGGTAGSNLKSLLIRVAKRGRKRGLGICALSQRPAAVDKDFITQCNWFVWHRLTWENDTAVVSRIIGTESAETVQTLDDGEALVQTDWAESVDRVQFRLRRTDDVGSTPSLEDLDRTRRTDQPNDVNGPDSTSASGGPADSSSESSNQSTSSESSSQSTSSESSSQSTSSESSSQLTSSESSGQLTSSSSQSALSTSSRADRPGASASKTDVSGGVGAHTAERTEIRYDESTTSASSLSVPDQKPSLERRLDRHNPPENTAEPLWELGAMVVYLYDLLVWYHLSAISTLEARYARSIRRVKTALVSRHYARRPRRYEQYLYRLGALLTVLLCYGLLILSVLVLV from the coding sequence ATGCCCGATTCCGTCGAAAAATTGGCAGTGTCGACCGACGACTTCGCGTTTCCAGCGGAGGAAATCCTCACAGGGCGGGGATTCATCACTGGCAAGTCGGGCAGCGGCAAGTCGAACACGGCGAGCGTCGTCGTCGAAGAGTTGCTCGATCGGAATCTCCCGTTATTGCTCGTCGATACCGACGGGGAGTACGTCGGTTTGCAAGAGACCTACGAGAACCTCATGCACGTCGGTGGCGCCGATCGCTGTGACCTCCAGATCGACAGCGAGAGCGCGGACAAACTGACGTCGTACGCGCTCGAAGAGCACGTTCCGATCGTGCTCGATATTTCGACGTACCACGACGAGGAGGAAACGGCGGCGGTTCTCGAGGCGACAGTCGAGGCCCTGTTCATCGCCGAACACGAGTACCGAATTCCGTTCTTGCTCTTGCTCGAGGAAGCCCACGAGTTTATCCCACAACAGGGTGGAACCGCGGGAAGCAATCTGAAGTCCTTGTTGATTCGAGTGGCAAAACGCGGCCGGAAGCGGGGTCTTGGTATCTGTGCGCTCTCCCAGCGACCTGCCGCGGTCGACAAGGACTTCATCACCCAGTGTAACTGGTTCGTCTGGCACCGCCTGACCTGGGAGAACGACACGGCCGTCGTTTCCCGAATTATCGGGACCGAGTCCGCCGAGACGGTACAGACGTTAGACGACGGTGAAGCACTCGTGCAGACGGACTGGGCTGAGTCGGTCGACCGCGTTCAGTTTCGACTCCGGCGAACCGACGATGTCGGTTCGACGCCGTCACTCGAGGATCTCGATCGAACGCGTCGAACCGACCAGCCGAACGATGTCAACGGTCCCGATTCGACGTCGGCATCCGGTGGCCCTGCAGATTCGTCGTCCGAATCTTCGAATCAGTCGACGTCGTCCGAGTCTTCGAGTCAGTCGACGTCGTCCGAGTCTTCGAGTCAGTCGACGTCGTCCGAGTCTTCGAGTCAGTTGACATCGTCCGAATCTTCAGGTCAGTTGACGTCGTCGTCGAGTCAGTCGGCGTTATCCACCTCGAGTCGAGCAGACAGACCGGGAGCGTCTGCGTCGAAAACGGACGTGAGTGGAGGGGTTGGTGCCCACACCGCGGAGCGGACCGAAATTCGCTACGACGAATCGACTACGTCTGCGTCGTCGCTCTCCGTCCCCGATCAAAAACCGTCACTCGAGCGACGACTCGACCGGCACAACCCGCCGGAGAACACCGCAGAGCCGCTGTGGGAACTCGGTGCGATGGTCGTCTACCTCTACGACTTACTCGTCTGGTATCACCTGTCTGCCATTTCGACACTCGAGGCCCGGTACGCTCGCTCGATCAGACGGGTCAAAACCGCACTCGTCAGTCGACACTACGCCCGCCGACCACGTCGCTACGAACAGTACCTGTATCGACTGGGTGCACTCCTCACGGTACTCCTCTGTTATGGACTCCTCATCTTGAGTGTGCTCGTATTGGTCTGA
- the hmgB gene encoding hydroxymethylglutaryl-CoA synthase: MTAVGIDAVEIWTGNLKLDLPGTFAPEKDEDPEKYTKGLGLNASSFPDSYEDIVTMGANAAHRLMERKGLEPDDIGRIDVATESAFDNSKPVSTYVAGCLEQVFEGDFHHANKGERKFACIAGTQSLDDAYNWIRAGRNRGRSALVIATDTALYARGDAGEATQGAGAVAMLISEDPDFVTLSTEQGYGSADETDFLKPNQQFPSVDGKRSVQVYLARMREALQDYEQVAGDVHPDDLSFIPFHTPFPGMVRKAGLLGYRHITRDTSFEDDLADEIGRQPRSEAFDTDEEFHDALREYMDALKDTDAYQEWYAETIDPTLTLSREVGNWYTGSVHIARISALKHALEAGRDMTGEQLLVGSYGSGAQAEIHSEIVQDGWEAEIESLNIDSQLEDRYDLSWADYEEVHDVHNHDMDVDVEEFTAPDSEFVFDGWGRMGERKYRYVE; encoded by the coding sequence ATGACTGCAGTCGGTATCGACGCCGTCGAAATCTGGACCGGGAATCTCAAACTCGACTTACCCGGGACGTTCGCCCCCGAAAAGGACGAAGATCCCGAGAAGTACACCAAGGGGCTCGGCCTCAATGCCAGTTCGTTCCCCGACAGTTACGAAGATATCGTCACGATGGGAGCGAACGCCGCCCACCGACTGATGGAACGCAAGGGCCTCGAGCCGGACGATATCGGCCGAATCGACGTCGCAACCGAGAGCGCGTTCGATAACTCGAAGCCAGTTTCGACGTACGTCGCTGGCTGCCTCGAGCAGGTGTTCGAGGGCGACTTCCACCACGCGAACAAGGGGGAGCGAAAGTTCGCCTGTATCGCTGGGACGCAGAGTCTCGACGACGCGTACAACTGGATCCGCGCGGGCCGGAATCGAGGTCGCTCGGCGCTGGTCATCGCAACCGATACGGCGCTGTACGCACGCGGTGACGCCGGTGAGGCGACGCAGGGTGCGGGTGCCGTCGCGATGCTCATCAGCGAGGACCCGGATTTCGTCACGCTCTCGACCGAGCAGGGCTACGGCTCTGCGGACGAAACGGACTTCCTCAAGCCGAATCAGCAGTTCCCCTCCGTCGACGGCAAACGCTCGGTACAGGTTTACCTCGCTCGCATGCGCGAAGCGTTACAGGACTACGAGCAGGTTGCGGGAGACGTTCACCCCGACGACCTCTCGTTCATCCCGTTCCACACGCCGTTCCCCGGCATGGTCCGCAAAGCCGGCTTGCTCGGGTACCGACACATAACGCGCGACACCTCGTTCGAAGACGATTTGGCCGACGAAATCGGCCGCCAACCCCGTTCCGAGGCGTTCGACACCGACGAGGAGTTTCACGACGCGCTTCGGGAATACATGGACGCGCTCAAGGACACAGACGCCTACCAGGAGTGGTACGCGGAGACAATCGATCCGACACTCACCCTCTCTCGAGAGGTCGGCAACTGGTACACCGGCTCCGTTCACATCGCCCGAATCAGCGCGCTCAAACACGCCCTCGAAGCGGGCCGTGACATGACGGGGGAGCAACTCCTCGTCGGCTCCTACGGCAGTGGTGCCCAAGCCGAAATCCACTCCGAGATCGTCCAGGACGGCTGGGAAGCGGAGATTGAGTCACTAAATATCGACAGCCAACTCGAGGACCGCTACGACCTCTCCTGGGCGGACTACGAGGAGGTCCACGACGTCCACAATCACGACATGGACGTCGACGTCGAGGAATTCACTGCACCCGATTCGGAGTTCGTCTTCGATGGGTGGGGTCGGATGGGCGAACGAAAGTATCGGTACGTCGAGTAG
- the phoU gene encoding phosphate signaling complex protein PhoU: MARQSYQEQLTELREDILYMSEIVMERLRMGLDALEQKDEALAREVMEGDGEINRMYLELEQQCIDLLALQQPVASDLRFIAASFKIITDLERIADLAVNLGEYTLEAQENLFPDVDVQEMGELTLEMVEDAMIAYDVEDTDSCRELADRDDDLDHFAERASEIVVRDLIERELDSPEEIEALLQDVSRLLLTIRDLERVGDHSVNIAARTVYMVENDDELIY; encoded by the coding sequence ATGGCTCGACAATCGTATCAAGAACAACTCACGGAACTCCGAGAGGATATTCTCTACATGAGTGAGATTGTTATGGAGCGTCTTCGGATGGGGCTCGATGCCCTCGAGCAGAAAGACGAAGCGCTCGCTCGAGAAGTGATGGAGGGTGACGGCGAGATCAATCGCATGTATCTGGAGTTAGAACAGCAGTGTATCGACCTGCTGGCGCTTCAACAACCCGTTGCGAGCGATCTGCGCTTTATCGCCGCGTCGTTCAAAATCATCACTGACCTCGAGCGAATCGCCGACCTCGCGGTCAACCTCGGTGAGTACACGCTCGAGGCTCAGGAGAACCTCTTTCCCGACGTCGACGTCCAGGAGATGGGCGAGTTGACGCTCGAGATGGTCGAAGACGCGATGATCGCCTACGACGTGGAGGATACCGACTCCTGTCGCGAACTCGCCGATCGAGACGACGATCTCGATCACTTCGCCGAGCGAGCCAGCGAAATCGTCGTTCGCGACCTGATCGAACGCGAACTCGACTCCCCAGAAGAGATCGAAGCGCTCTTGCAGGACGTTTCACGGCTCCTTCTGACGATTCGCGATCTCGAGCGCGTTGGCGACCACTCCGTCAATATCGCCGCCCGAACGGTGTACATGGTTGAAAACGACGACGAACTGATCTACTGA
- a CDS encoding ABC transporter permease, which produces MNERLERLGLLPVLGLVYVLLLLPVVIVVLTSFTVSEQPTIPYDGVTLEWYVELLYNSRIYDSIISSVIVGVAASLLAGAIGTATAFGFVRSEIPYKETLATVMLLPIMISPVIIGLALLRFGGTVGMSSGYPVIILTHTVLTFPFVFLIVRSRLLTFDTQLEDASRTLGASNIETVCNVTLPLLAPAVAAGMLLAFVISFGEFTATQFLTGAGSQTVPIYIYNQIGTGLSPEISALATVLVVVMIAAGYLGDRLT; this is translated from the coding sequence ATGAACGAACGACTCGAGCGACTCGGACTACTGCCGGTGCTCGGACTCGTCTACGTCCTCCTGTTATTGCCGGTCGTCATCGTCGTGTTGACCTCGTTTACCGTCAGCGAGCAACCGACGATTCCCTACGACGGCGTGACCCTCGAGTGGTACGTCGAACTCCTCTACAACTCGCGAATCTACGATAGCATTATCTCGAGCGTGATCGTCGGCGTTGCCGCATCGCTCCTGGCCGGAGCGATCGGGACGGCGACGGCGTTTGGCTTCGTCAGGAGCGAGATTCCCTACAAGGAGACGCTCGCAACGGTAATGTTGCTCCCGATCATGATCTCGCCGGTCATCATCGGCCTCGCGCTGTTGCGATTCGGCGGCACGGTCGGGATGTCCAGTGGCTACCCCGTCATCATCTTGACGCACACCGTCCTGACGTTCCCGTTCGTCTTCTTGATCGTGCGTTCTCGACTGCTCACCTTCGATACGCAACTCGAGGACGCCTCCCGGACGCTCGGGGCGAGTAACATCGAGACGGTGTGTAACGTCACGTTGCCCCTGCTGGCACCGGCGGTCGCCGCCGGTATGTTGCTGGCGTTCGTGATCTCCTTCGGCGAGTTCACGGCGACGCAGTTCCTCACGGGGGCTGGCTCACAGACCGTGCCGATCTACATCTACAACCAGATTGGAACCGGTCTCAGCCCGGAGATCAGCGCGCTGGCGACGGTGCTGGTCGTCGTCATGATCGCCGCAGGCTACCTCGGCGATCGACTCACCTGA
- a CDS encoding ABC transporter permease has protein sequence MRTIRLDSVSLPPALRKRVSARTLVGLGVVWLTVFFIVPVLYLLVESLNFGDGALFAYYETALSGVYGETLVRTFLYAFLTTAICLVLGYLSAYYIAFKSKRAILLLSLVLLPLWIAIIIRFFGVRLFFISSGPVQQVFGTDFGFLFSRNGVILGLVCALLPFAVLPIYNSLRSIDDELINASHTLGASQLQTLRTVILPLSYPGVIAATLFVFILAAGSYLAPSFLGSSENLMMANRIADAQGYSVPLASAMSVVFTGGLLILVGLFNHFANVSEVLGDL, from the coding sequence ATGAGGACGATCAGGCTCGATTCGGTTTCGCTCCCACCAGCGCTCCGCAAACGCGTGTCGGCGCGGACGCTCGTCGGACTCGGAGTCGTGTGGCTCACCGTCTTCTTCATCGTCCCCGTCTTGTACCTCCTCGTCGAGAGTCTCAACTTCGGCGACGGGGCGCTCTTTGCGTACTACGAAACGGCGTTGAGCGGCGTCTACGGCGAAACACTGGTGCGGACGTTCCTGTACGCATTCCTCACGACGGCCATCTGTCTGGTCCTTGGCTACCTGAGCGCGTACTACATCGCGTTCAAGTCGAAACGGGCGATCCTGTTGCTCTCGTTAGTCCTCTTGCCGCTGTGGATCGCGATCATCATCCGGTTCTTCGGGGTTCGGTTGTTCTTCATCTCCTCGGGGCCGGTCCAGCAGGTGTTCGGCACCGACTTCGGGTTTCTGTTCTCTCGCAACGGCGTCATCCTCGGACTCGTCTGTGCGTTGTTGCCCTTCGCGGTCTTACCGATCTACAACTCCCTCCGATCGATCGACGACGAACTGATAAACGCCTCTCACACGCTCGGGGCGAGTCAACTCCAGACGCTTCGAACGGTGATTTTGCCGCTGAGCTACCCCGGAGTCATCGCGGCGACGCTGTTCGTGTTCATTCTCGCCGCCGGGTCGTACCTCGCGCCGTCGTTCCTCGGCAGTTCCGAGAACCTCATGATGGCTAACCGAATCGCCGACGCACAGGGCTACAGCGTACCACTCGCCTCCGCCATGTCCGTCGTGTTTACGGGTGGCCTGTTGATCCTCGTCGGCCTGTTCAACCACTTCGCGAACGTCTCGGAGGTGCTCGGCGACCTATGA
- a CDS encoding ABC transporter ATP-binding protein: MLEVSGLTKTYGSLLAVDDLSFKLEQGEFATLLGPSGCGKSTTLHAIAGLRDATDGTVYLRGEDVTDVPTNERNIGFVFQHSALFPHMTAHENITYGLKMQEFEGRDHDEQAERFLEMVELDGHGDHKPTELSGGQQRRLSLARALAYEPDILLLDEPLTGLDRVLRETMRNEIKKIQREVDVTTLHVTHDQAEALSMSDRVIVMNEGKKEQEGTPKELYRDPETEFVAEFVGKSTKFTGAPAQSSRGLEGDGQVMASDATPISVGDLQVHVDTSADFEDGQRSLYVRPEEITVLESPTAQSANSFSATITHIEYLGHRNEIEATLEDGTVVTAYGDASIDLEDGDEIGIEFDPADVIVL; the protein is encoded by the coding sequence ATGCTCGAAGTAAGCGGATTGACGAAGACCTACGGGTCACTCCTCGCCGTCGACGACCTCTCGTTCAAACTCGAGCAAGGTGAGTTCGCGACCTTGCTCGGACCGAGTGGCTGTGGGAAGAGTACGACACTCCACGCTATCGCTGGCCTTCGCGACGCGACGGACGGGACGGTCTACCTTCGCGGTGAGGACGTGACGGACGTGCCGACGAACGAACGGAACATCGGATTCGTGTTCCAACACTCCGCGTTGTTCCCGCACATGACGGCCCACGAGAACATTACGTACGGGTTGAAGATGCAGGAATTCGAGGGTCGCGATCACGACGAACAGGCCGAGCGATTCCTCGAGATGGTCGAACTCGACGGCCACGGCGATCACAAGCCGACCGAACTCTCCGGCGGACAACAGCGCCGCCTCTCGCTCGCCCGTGCGCTCGCGTACGAACCCGACATTCTGTTGCTCGACGAACCGCTGACCGGGCTCGACCGCGTCCTGCGCGAGACGATGCGAAACGAGATCAAGAAGATCCAACGGGAAGTCGACGTCACGACGTTACACGTCACGCACGATCAGGCCGAAGCCCTCTCGATGTCCGACCGCGTGATCGTGATGAACGAAGGGAAAAAAGAGCAGGAAGGGACGCCCAAGGAACTCTACCGAGATCCAGAGACCGAGTTCGTCGCGGAATTCGTCGGCAAGTCCACGAAGTTCACCGGAGCGCCGGCACAATCGTCGCGTGGACTCGAGGGAGACGGACAGGTAATGGCGTCGGACGCGACTCCCATTAGCGTCGGCGACCTGCAGGTCCACGTCGATACATCGGCCGACTTCGAGGACGGGCAGCGCTCGCTGTACGTTCGTCCGGAAGAGATCACGGTCCTCGAGTCGCCGACGGCGCAATCGGCGAACAGTTTCTCGGCGACGATCACCCACATCGAGTACCTCGGCCACCGAAACGAGATCGAAGCGACCCTCGAGGACGGCACCGTCGTCACCGCCTACGGTGACGCCTCGATAGACCTCGAGGACGGTGACGAGATCGGCATCGAATTCGATCCGGCGGACGTGATCGTGCTATGA
- a CDS encoding ABC transporter substrate-binding protein: MTYLNRGGAIQDAEIEVLQEWEDENDIDIEFDEQPDDTDMMEQMSTDPGGYDIVTLSPYGYALDSVQYADEDLLLDIDYDEVPNYTENIQEEWQDQEFFGDKGLFYHVSAQGIGYNTNEVDEITSWDDIKDPDLEGEVTLFSSGPTRFGNSCAALGIDVADALEDDDLYDEVMDEIEEMDQYVYQYWDSGQDFMGDLSEEEAYVADAWGGRVETLAEDGDPVDYVIPEEGCISWSVAFSILEESDMHEEAYDLLNWIYEEETALEMVEHHYYPIPLEGDHDELEGRFESLDADDVLTFDWELVVENIERIEQDFANITG, translated from the coding sequence TTGACCTATCTCAATCGCGGCGGTGCGATACAGGACGCCGAAATAGAGGTGCTCCAAGAGTGGGAAGACGAGAACGATATCGATATCGAGTTCGACGAACAGCCGGACGACACTGACATGATGGAGCAGATGTCGACGGACCCTGGGGGATACGATATCGTGACGCTCTCACCCTACGGATACGCGCTGGATTCCGTCCAGTACGCCGACGAGGATCTGTTGCTCGACATCGACTACGACGAAGTCCCGAATTACACGGAGAACATCCAAGAAGAGTGGCAAGATCAGGAGTTCTTCGGCGACAAAGGACTGTTCTATCACGTCTCCGCCCAGGGAATCGGATACAACACGAACGAAGTCGACGAGATCACCTCCTGGGACGACATCAAAGACCCTGACCTGGAAGGCGAAGTGACGCTGTTTAGCAGCGGCCCAACGCGATTCGGGAACTCGTGTGCAGCGCTGGGTATCGACGTCGCTGACGCGCTCGAGGACGACGACCTCTACGACGAGGTCATGGACGAAATCGAGGAGATGGATCAGTACGTCTACCAGTACTGGGATTCGGGCCAGGACTTCATGGGCGACCTCAGCGAGGAGGAAGCCTACGTCGCCGACGCGTGGGGTGGTCGCGTCGAGACGCTCGCGGAGGACGGCGACCCCGTCGACTACGTCATCCCCGAAGAGGGCTGTATCAGCTGGTCCGTCGCCTTCTCGATTCTCGAGGAGAGCGACATGCACGAAGAGGCCTACGACCTGCTCAACTGGATCTACGAGGAAGAGACGGCCCTCGAGATGGTCGAACACCACTACTACCCGATTCCCCTCGAGGGCGACCACGACGAACTCGAGGGCCGCTTCGAATCTCTCGACGCGGACGACGTGTTGACCTTCGACTGGGAACTCGTCGTCGAAAACATCGAACGGATCGAACAGGATTTCGCCAACATCACCGGATAA
- a CDS encoding FAD-dependent monooxygenase, which yields MSVRTESTTATESEYEHYEAIVVGCGPGGAAAAARLADHGVETLVLERGTEAGSKNVSGGLVYAEESAAYTADDLFDGFREAASERPVTEYTIHNIAGNRVKSYDLTDLHEHDTDWCDAVLRREMDSWLETRVHEKTSETGGGVLTDVRVNGLLRENSDGRVTRPSDRASGQSPRADGEIVGVTCDELEPITADVIVAADGVNSELARDAGLMNWDEPNEWFQGVKAVVDMDPDAIDNRFGIDADEGAAHLFSGDLFSDVRGGGFLYTNEDSLSIGTVFHLDSLVEEQAEPHELLDALLTHPLLAQWLGDEYHEREYAAKLVPDSKKVAHREPYRDRLVLVGDAAGQMQAQGPIIKGMNHAITAGALAADAFVVTRGNSHPEAAGRRYTQMLEKSGTMDKLRPRRYELSRTVGERDAVASAVDRVLESPVGSLAVGNPIAKRLMKRAYNSPFLVSMLPDTNTGYVTLPTVIAEEHGRTIRWDNGVEPPTLEERIGDLTYDTDVGNPHIELLDESAAASGAAVSACPVSAQDFGAGCYRAETVQTNGTAETLISLDTQPCIECGTCAVVADTDWEHPRGGKGVEYREG from the coding sequence ATGAGTGTACGAACGGAGTCGACGACGGCGACGGAGAGCGAGTACGAACACTACGAAGCGATCGTGGTCGGCTGTGGACCTGGCGGTGCCGCAGCGGCGGCCCGGTTGGCAGACCACGGCGTCGAAACGCTCGTCCTCGAACGCGGCACGGAGGCGGGATCGAAGAACGTCTCCGGCGGACTTGTCTACGCCGAGGAGTCGGCCGCCTACACGGCAGACGACCTCTTCGACGGCTTTCGCGAGGCGGCGAGCGAACGCCCCGTCACGGAGTACACGATCCACAACATCGCGGGCAATCGCGTCAAGAGCTACGACCTCACGGATCTCCACGAGCACGACACCGACTGGTGTGACGCCGTGCTCCGCCGAGAGATGGACTCGTGGCTCGAGACCCGCGTCCACGAGAAAACCAGCGAGACGGGTGGGGGCGTGCTCACCGACGTTCGAGTAAACGGTCTCCTCAGGGAGAACAGCGATGGACGCGTCACGCGTCCATCGGACCGTGCGAGCGGGCAGAGCCCGCGAGCAGATGGTGAGATCGTCGGCGTCACCTGCGACGAACTTGAGCCGATCACGGCGGACGTGATCGTGGCCGCCGATGGGGTTAACTCCGAACTCGCTCGCGATGCGGGATTGATGAACTGGGACGAACCGAACGAGTGGTTCCAGGGGGTCAAAGCCGTCGTCGATATGGACCCCGACGCCATCGACAACCGGTTCGGTATCGACGCCGACGAAGGCGCAGCCCACCTGTTTTCGGGCGACCTCTTCTCCGACGTCCGCGGCGGCGGCTTCCTCTACACCAACGAGGACTCGCTGTCGATCGGAACCGTCTTCCACCTCGACAGTCTCGTCGAGGAGCAAGCAGAACCGCACGAACTGCTCGACGCGTTGCTCACCCATCCGCTGCTGGCCCAGTGGCTGGGCGACGAGTACCACGAACGCGAGTACGCGGCGAAACTCGTCCCCGACTCGAAGAAGGTGGCCCATCGGGAACCCTATCGAGACCGACTCGTGCTCGTCGGCGACGCCGCCGGGCAGATGCAAGCCCAGGGGCCGATCATCAAGGGGATGAACCACGCGATCACCGCGGGCGCGCTCGCAGCCGACGCGTTCGTCGTTACGCGGGGCAACTCCCACCCCGAAGCCGCGGGTCGTCGCTACACGCAGATGCTCGAGAAGTCGGGAACGATGGACAAACTCCGCCCCCGTCGCTACGAACTCAGCCGAACCGTCGGCGAACGCGACGCGGTGGCGAGTGCCGTCGACCGCGTGCTCGAGTCGCCCGTCGGCTCGCTCGCCGTCGGCAACCCGATCGCGAAGCGGCTGATGAAACGAGCCTACAACTCTCCGTTCCTCGTGTCGATGTTGCCCGACACGAACACCGGCTACGTGACGCTGCCGACGGTCATCGCCGAAGAACACGGGCGGACGATCCGCTGGGACAACGGCGTCGAACCGCCGACGCTCGAGGAACGAATCGGGGATCTCACCTACGATACGGACGTGGGCAATCCCCACATCGAACTGCTCGACGAGTCCGCGGCCGCGAGCGGTGCTGCAGTGAGTGCCTGTCCAGTCAGCGCACAAGATTTCGGTGCCGGTTGTTATCGCGCCGAGACGGTTCAGACGAACGGCACTGCAGAGACGCTGATCAGCCTCGATACCCAACCGTGTATCGAGTGTGGGACCTGCGCCGTCGTCGCAGACACCGACTGGGAACACCCCCGCGGCGGCAAGGGCGTCGAGTACCGAGAGGGGTAG
- a CDS encoding electron transfer flavoprotein subunit alpha/FixB family protein, with protein sequence MTAIDPDDHTVDELTEELETIEESSELQAILEAEQAGQNRETAREAIHARLEATGEIDSDETDGVEEGTETEGEYEETKEDVGEEADGEEVEAVAETEGEEPGASEDEDESEPAEETRDKKHVRALADGEYADMWVFCETQQGELLEVSREMLGKARGLMDQFEEEYEEERVVAFLMGDDCESLAEECIAYGADVAVYHDDDRLERFLHKPYTEISAHMARGEGTVESTDWREYDKPRYILFPATNNGRDLSAKVQAELDSGLASDCSDLFIEAEEVSNPVKTGEPGVKKTFEKVLHMKRPDFSGFEYSTILCLDNPNREFHPQGASIIPGSFDPIEPDYDRDGLVIEHDMELADEWFRVEITEHDQLEAGVDLTGHDVVVCLGRGIADDPTEGMELGLELVDAFGDAELGITRGIVTSSYQFEGHVEQYSKEERQIGETGQVVAPELYVAAGVSGAVQHKVGMDESDTIVAINTDTDARIRDFSDYFLEGDLFEVLPRLTDAVKSGEIELEAVADGSGGDD encoded by the coding sequence ATGACTGCAATCGACCCCGACGACCACACCGTCGACGAACTGACCGAGGAACTCGAGACGATCGAGGAATCGTCGGAACTCCAGGCGATTCTCGAGGCCGAACAGGCGGGACAAAACCGAGAAACGGCTCGGGAAGCGATTCACGCCAGACTCGAGGCGACCGGCGAGATCGACTCGGACGAAACCGACGGCGTCGAAGAAGGAACTGAGACCGAAGGCGAATACGAGGAGACGAAAGAAGACGTCGGCGAGGAAGCAGACGGCGAGGAAGTCGAAGCGGTGGCGGAGACGGAAGGCGAGGAGCCGGGAGCGTCGGAAGACGAAGACGAGTCCGAACCGGCCGAGGAAACGCGCGACAAGAAGCACGTTCGCGCGCTCGCTGACGGGGAGTACGCCGACATGTGGGTCTTCTGTGAGACGCAACAAGGCGAGTTGCTCGAGGTCTCGCGGGAAATGCTCGGCAAGGCGCGCGGACTGATGGACCAGTTCGAGGAGGAGTACGAGGAAGAACGCGTCGTCGCGTTCCTGATGGGCGACGACTGCGAGAGTCTCGCCGAGGAATGCATCGCTTACGGCGCGGACGTCGCAGTGTATCACGACGACGACCGTCTCGAGCGGTTCCTCCACAAACCCTACACCGAAATCTCGGCCCACATGGCCCGCGGCGAAGGGACCGTCGAGAGTACAGACTGGCGCGAGTACGACAAGCCTCGGTACATCCTGTTCCCGGCGACGAACAACGGGCGGGACCTCTCGGCGAAGGTGCAGGCAGAACTCGATTCGGGCCTCGCCTCCGACTGTTCGGACCTTTTCATCGAGGCAGAGGAGGTCTCGAACCCGGTCAAGACCGGCGAACCCGGCGTGAAGAAGACCTTCGAGAAGGTCTTACACATGAAGCGCCCGGACTTCTCGGGCTTCGAGTACTCGACGATCCTCTGTCTCGACAACCCGAATCGGGAATTCCACCCGCAGGGCGCGTCGATCATCCCGGGGAGCTTCGACCCCATCGAACCCGATTACGATCGGGACGGACTCGTGATCGAACACGACATGGAACTCGCCGACGAGTGGTTCCGCGTCGAGATCACCGAACACGATCAACTCGAGGCCGGCGTCGACCTCACGGGCCACGACGTGGTCGTCTGTCTCGGGCGCGGAATCGCGGACGACCCCACCGAGGGAATGGAACTCGGCCTCGAGCTCGTCGACGCCTTCGGAGACGCCGAACTCGGTATTACGCGGGGGATCGTCACCTCGTCGTACCAGTTCGAGGGCCACGTCGAGCAGTACTCGAAAGAAGAGCGCCAGATCGGCGAAACCGGACAGGTCGTCGCCCCCGAGTTGTACGTCGCAGCGGGCGTCTCCGGGGCCGTCCAGCACAAAGTTGGCATGGACGAATCCGACACGATCGTCGCGATCAACACGGACACGGACGCCCGAATACGGGACTTTTCGGACTACTTCCTCGAGGGCGACCTCTTCGAGGTGCTTCCACGACTCACGGACGCGGTCAAATCGGGCGAAATCGAACTCGAGGCAGTTGCCGACGGTAGCGGAGGTGACGACTGA